A region from the Salidesulfovibrio onnuriiensis genome encodes:
- a CDS encoding L-lactate permease, with the protein MSIEILALVALVPILVALVLMVGMRWPATKAMPVAWLTAAIGAVAVWQLPVMYVAALTLQGFVTAIGILIIVFGAILILRTLQHSGGMETIQYGMQNISADRRIQAIIIGYMFAAFIEGAAGFGTPAALAAPLLLSLGFPPLAAAIICLVFNSFPVTFGAVGTPVILGLKYLAPGVEAAVNSGAPVNFANMGEFNAIIGQWATLMHLGMIFILPVFMLGFITRFFSPDKSWKPGLAAWKFCLFAAVSFTVPYMFFAWNVGPEFPSLIGGLVGLGIIIVGAKAGFCVPKDVWTFGDEKKWDPEWTGAVSCESCNSFKPHMSQFRAWLPYILIGLILVVTRIPELGLKGFLAAQALKFNSILGFDSVNASIAYLYLPGTIPFTLVALLTVLIHGMPASKVKASWAQAIATMKNPTIALFAAVALVSIFRGSGIADVALNPNSYPSMPLSMAKAVAAITGNAWPMFASFVGGLGAFITGSNTVSDLLFAEFQWGVAAQLDLPRQIIVAAQAVGGGMGNMICIHNIVAACAVVGLSGMEGQILKRTVWPFLLYGTVVGIVACLLSFVFVPGLF; encoded by the coding sequence ATGTCAATCGAGATTCTCGCGTTAGTCGCACTGGTGCCCATCCTGGTCGCCCTGGTGCTCATGGTGGGCATGCGTTGGCCCGCCACCAAGGCCATGCCCGTTGCATGGCTCACCGCAGCCATCGGAGCAGTGGCTGTGTGGCAGTTGCCCGTCATGTACGTTGCAGCACTGACCCTGCAGGGGTTTGTCACTGCCATCGGTATTCTGATCATCGTCTTTGGTGCGATCCTGATTCTACGCACCCTGCAACATTCCGGCGGCATGGAAACCATCCAGTACGGAATGCAGAACATCTCGGCCGACCGCCGCATCCAGGCCATCATCATCGGTTACATGTTCGCGGCCTTCATCGAAGGCGCAGCGGGTTTCGGCACTCCGGCAGCCCTGGCTGCTCCGCTGTTGCTTTCCCTGGGCTTCCCGCCCCTGGCCGCGGCCATCATCTGCCTGGTCTTCAACTCCTTCCCGGTCACCTTCGGTGCGGTGGGTACTCCGGTCATTCTCGGCCTGAAGTACCTGGCCCCGGGCGTTGAGGCCGCCGTCAATTCCGGCGCTCCCGTGAACTTCGCCAACATGGGCGAGTTCAACGCCATCATCGGCCAGTGGGCGACCCTCATGCACCTGGGCATGATCTTCATCCTGCCCGTGTTCATGCTCGGCTTCATCACCCGTTTCTTCAGCCCTGACAAGAGCTGGAAGCCCGGCCTGGCTGCATGGAAGTTCTGCCTCTTCGCCGCCGTGTCCTTCACGGTTCCCTACATGTTCTTTGCCTGGAACGTCGGTCCCGAGTTCCCGTCCCTCATCGGCGGTCTCGTAGGTCTCGGCATCATCATCGTCGGCGCCAAGGCCGGTTTCTGCGTTCCCAAGGACGTCTGGACCTTCGGCGACGAAAAGAAGTGGGACCCCGAATGGACCGGCGCTGTTTCCTGTGAAAGCTGCAACAGCTTCAAGCCGCACATGAGCCAGTTCCGCGCCTGGCTGCCGTACATTCTCATCGGCCTCATCCTGGTCGTCACCCGTATCCCCGAACTGGGTCTCAAGGGCTTCCTTGCCGCGCAGGCTCTCAAGTTCAACAGCATCTTGGGCTTTGACAGCGTCAACGCTTCCATCGCCTACCTGTACCTGCCCGGCACCATTCCCTTCACCCTGGTGGCGCTGCTGACCGTGCTCATCCACGGCATGCCCGCCAGCAAGGTCAAGGCTTCCTGGGCGCAGGCCATCGCCACCATGAAGAACCCCACCATCGCCCTGTTTGCGGCAGTGGCCCTGGTGTCCATCTTCCGTGGCTCCGGCATCGCCGACGTGGCCCTGAACCCCAACTCCTATCCGTCCATGCCGCTGTCCATGGCCAAGGCCGTTGCCGCCATCACCGGTAACGCCTGGCCCATGTTCGCCTCCTTCGTGGGCGGTCTGGGTGCGTTCATCACCGGTTCCAACACCGTTTCCGACCTTCTGTTCGCTGAATTCCAGTGGGGCGTCGCAGCCCAGCTGGATCTGCCGCGCCAGATCATCGTGGCCGCTCAGGCCGTCGGCGGCGGCATGGGCAACATGATCTGCATCCACAACATCGTGGCCGCGTGCGCCGTGGTCGGCCTCTCCGGCATGGAAGGCCAGATCTTGAAGCGCACCGTGTGGCCGTTCCTGCTGTACGGCACCGTGGTGGGCATCGTCGCATGCCTGCTGAGCTTCGTGTTCGTACCGGGCCTGTTCTAA
- a CDS encoding FAD-binding oxidoreductase, with amino-acid sequence MSNTALIKEFEAIVGADNVMTSETDRHTYSYDAAVLDSVMPALVVRPTNSEQLGKAVKLCNDNGLPLTVRGAGTNLSGGTIPHPGGVVVLTNGLNRILELNEEDMYAVVEPGVVTAQFAAEAAKRGLFYPPDPGSQTVSTIGGNVAENAGGLRGLKYGVTKDYVMGVDFWDVNGELIHSGSRTVKCVTGYNLAGLMVASEGTLGVFDKIILKLIPPVKAAKSMMAIFPSMKAASETVAAIIANKIVPATLELMDNFTIRTVENFRKAGLPTEAAALLLIEVDGHPAQVEEDAIKVEDICKQNKASEVKVANDAAERDAVWQARRDALPALAKLKPTCVLEDATVPRSKIPAMIEALEEVSKKYNLTIGTFGHAGDGNLHPTILTDKRDKKEWERVEEAVDMIFERALALGGTLSGEHGIGLAKSKFMINETSAGTLAYARRMKSVLDPKGILNPGKIIG; translated from the coding sequence ATGAGTAATACTGCTCTTATCAAGGAATTTGAAGCCATCGTCGGCGCCGACAACGTCATGACCAGCGAGACGGACCGTCACACCTATTCGTACGACGCGGCCGTGCTGGATTCGGTCATGCCCGCCCTGGTGGTTCGTCCCACCAACAGCGAACAGCTGGGCAAGGCCGTCAAGCTTTGCAACGACAACGGACTGCCGCTCACCGTGCGCGGCGCGGGCACCAACCTGTCCGGCGGCACCATCCCGCACCCGGGCGGGGTAGTGGTCCTGACCAACGGCCTGAACAGGATTCTGGAACTCAACGAAGAGGACATGTACGCCGTGGTCGAGCCCGGCGTGGTCACCGCCCAGTTCGCGGCCGAAGCCGCCAAGCGCGGCCTGTTTTATCCGCCGGATCCGGGTTCCCAGACCGTGTCCACCATCGGCGGCAACGTTGCCGAGAACGCCGGCGGCCTGCGCGGCCTCAAGTACGGCGTGACCAAGGACTACGTCATGGGCGTGGACTTCTGGGACGTCAACGGCGAACTGATCCATTCCGGCTCCCGCACGGTCAAGTGTGTCACCGGCTATAACCTGGCAGGTCTCATGGTGGCTTCCGAAGGCACCCTGGGCGTCTTCGACAAGATCATTCTCAAGCTCATCCCGCCCGTGAAGGCCGCCAAGTCCATGATGGCCATCTTCCCGTCCATGAAGGCCGCCTCCGAGACCGTGGCAGCCATCATTGCCAACAAGATAGTTCCGGCCACCCTGGAACTCATGGACAACTTCACCATCCGCACCGTGGAAAACTTCCGCAAGGCGGGCCTGCCCACCGAGGCCGCGGCGCTGCTGCTTATCGAGGTGGACGGACATCCCGCACAGGTGGAAGAGGACGCCATCAAGGTGGAGGACATCTGCAAGCAGAACAAGGCCAGCGAGGTCAAGGTCGCCAACGACGCCGCCGAGCGCGACGCCGTGTGGCAGGCACGCCGCGACGCGCTGCCCGCCCTGGCCAAGCTCAAGCCCACCTGCGTGCTGGAAGACGCCACCGTGCCCCGTTCCAAGATCCCGGCCATGATCGAGGCCCTGGAAGAGGTCAGCAAGAAGTACAACCTGACCATCGGCACCTTCGGCCACGCCGGGGACGGCAACCTGCATCCCACCATCCTCACCGACAAGCGTGACAAGAAGGAGTGGGAACGCGTGGAAGAGGCCGTGGACATGATTTTCGAGCGTGCCCTTGCCCTCGGCGGAACCCTTTCCGGCGAGCACGGCATCGGTCTGGCCAAGTCCAAGTTCATGATCAACGAAACCAGCGCCGGCACCCTGGCATACGCCCGCCGCATGAAGTCCGTGCTCGACCCCAAGGGCATCCTCAACCCCGGCAAGATTATAGGCTAG
- the nifJ gene encoding pyruvate:ferredoxin (flavodoxin) oxidoreductase, with translation MAKKMKTMDGNTAAAHVAYALSECAAIYPITPSSNMGEVADDWAAAGRKNIFGQTVKVRQLQSEAGAAGAVHGSLAAGALTTTFTASQGLLLMIPNMYKISGELLPGVFHVSARAIAAHALSIFGDHQDVMACRQTGFAMLASASVQEVMDLSLVAHLSTIESSVPFLHFFDGFRTSHEIQKIETIDYDDMKPLVNMEKVEAFRGRAMNPEHPHIRGTAQNPDIYFQGREAANPYYDGLAEIVIKEMEKVSKLTGRSYKPFDYVGAPDADRVIVAMGSGCEAIEEVVNHMVAAGEKVGLVKVRLYRPFSIEHFLSVLPESVARICVLDRTKEPGSLGDPLYQDICTIYAERGNAPEVIPGRYGLGSKEFTPAMVKAVYDNMAESAPKKHFVVGIEDDVTNSSLAVPETLDTTPKGTVQCKFWGLGSDGTVGANKQAIKIIGDNTDMYAQGYFAYDSKKSGGITVSHLRFGNSPIQSTYLVTAADYIACHKASYVDQYDVLDGIKDGGVFVLNTDWSADDMEAKLPAAMKRTIAEKNLKFYTVDAVKIAGEVGLGNRINMVMQTAFFKLADVIPFDQAVSLLKDSIQKAYGKKGEHIVKMNVDAVDKATDALVEIKVPASWKDAKDADKAACNDPAFIKDVVRPILAQKGDNLPVSAFTADGVFPVATAKFEKRGVAILVPEWIADNCIQCNQCAFICPHSAMRPVLVNDDELKNAPAAFGTLEAKGKQLAGLKYRMQINTMDCLGCGNCADICPAKEKALVMKPLGTQTEAEVPNFDFSETVSYKDDLMPRTTVKGSQFQQSLMEFSGACAGCGETPYVKVLTQLFGERMIIANATGCSSIWGASAPTTPYCVNKDGHGPSWGNSLFEDAAEFGYGMGMAVEQRRELLAEKMDAALAAGVSADMEAAMKSWLEARNDAEASRAAGDTLKGLLSGEKDGVLGEIASMSDLFTKKSMWIFGGDGWAYDIGFGGVDHVLASGEDINILIMDTEVYSNTGGQSSKATPLGSIAKFAAAGKRTGKKDLGLMAMSYGYVYVASVAMGADKAQTIKAFQEAEAYPGPSVVICYAPCINQGIRKGMGKTQEEQKLAVKSGYWPLYRFNPQLADEGKNPFVLESKDPDGTMQEFMSGENRFALLERMNPEASKALRSQIEKDYSKRFETLKHLAAADYFGNEEAE, from the coding sequence ATGGCGAAAAAGATGAAAACCATGGACGGTAACACCGCTGCCGCTCACGTGGCGTACGCCCTGAGCGAATGTGCGGCGATCTATCCGATCACCCCGTCCTCCAACATGGGTGAAGTGGCCGACGACTGGGCCGCAGCAGGCCGCAAGAACATCTTCGGCCAGACCGTCAAGGTCCGCCAGCTGCAGTCCGAAGCCGGCGCAGCAGGCGCCGTGCACGGTTCCCTGGCTGCCGGTGCCCTGACCACCACCTTCACCGCCTCTCAGGGCCTGCTGCTGATGATCCCCAACATGTACAAGATCTCCGGGGAACTGCTGCCCGGCGTCTTCCATGTTTCCGCCCGCGCCATTGCCGCGCACGCGCTGTCCATCTTCGGCGACCACCAGGACGTCATGGCTTGCCGCCAGACCGGTTTCGCCATGCTGGCCTCCGCCTCCGTTCAGGAAGTCATGGACCTCTCCCTGGTGGCTCACCTGTCCACCATCGAGTCCAGCGTTCCCTTCCTGCACTTCTTCGACGGCTTCCGTACCTCCCACGAGATCCAGAAGATCGAAACCATCGACTACGACGACATGAAGCCGCTGGTGAACATGGAAAAGGTGGAAGCCTTCCGCGGACGCGCCATGAACCCCGAGCACCCGCACATTCGCGGTACCGCCCAGAACCCGGACATCTACTTCCAGGGCCGCGAAGCCGCCAACCCGTACTATGACGGTCTGGCCGAAATCGTGATCAAGGAAATGGAAAAGGTGAGCAAGCTTACCGGCCGTTCCTACAAGCCGTTCGACTACGTGGGCGCACCCGACGCTGACCGCGTCATCGTGGCCATGGGTTCCGGCTGCGAAGCCATCGAGGAAGTGGTCAACCACATGGTTGCCGCAGGCGAAAAGGTCGGCCTGGTCAAGGTCCGCCTGTACCGTCCGTTCTCCATCGAACATTTCCTGAGCGTCCTGCCCGAGTCCGTCGCCCGCATCTGCGTGCTGGACCGCACCAAGGAACCCGGTTCCCTGGGCGACCCCCTGTACCAGGACATCTGCACCATCTACGCCGAGCGCGGCAACGCCCCGGAAGTCATTCCCGGACGTTACGGCCTGGGCTCCAAGGAATTCACCCCGGCCATGGTCAAGGCCGTTTACGACAACATGGCCGAAAGCGCTCCCAAGAAGCACTTCGTGGTCGGCATCGAGGACGACGTGACCAACTCCTCCCTGGCCGTGCCCGAAACCCTGGACACCACCCCCAAGGGCACCGTCCAGTGCAAGTTCTGGGGCCTGGGCTCCGACGGCACCGTGGGCGCGAACAAGCAGGCCATCAAGATCATCGGCGACAACACCGACATGTACGCCCAGGGTTACTTTGCCTACGACTCCAAGAAGTCCGGCGGCATCACCGTTTCCCACCTGCGCTTCGGTAATTCCCCGATCCAGTCCACCTACCTGGTCACCGCAGCCGACTACATCGCCTGCCACAAGGCCAGCTACGTGGATCAGTACGACGTGCTGGACGGCATCAAGGACGGCGGCGTGTTCGTGCTGAACACCGATTGGTCCGCCGACGACATGGAAGCCAAACTTCCCGCCGCCATGAAGCGCACCATCGCCGAGAAGAACCTCAAGTTCTACACTGTGGACGCCGTGAAGATCGCCGGCGAAGTCGGCCTCGGCAACCGCATCAACATGGTCATGCAGACCGCCTTCTTCAAGCTGGCCGACGTCATCCCGTTCGACCAGGCCGTTTCCCTGCTCAAGGATTCCATCCAGAAGGCATACGGCAAGAAGGGCGAGCACATCGTCAAGATGAACGTGGACGCCGTTGACAAGGCCACCGACGCACTGGTGGAAATCAAGGTCCCGGCCTCCTGGAAGGACGCCAAGGACGCCGACAAGGCTGCCTGCAACGATCCGGCCTTCATCAAGGACGTGGTTCGTCCCATCCTGGCCCAGAAGGGCGACAACCTGCCCGTGTCCGCCTTCACTGCGGACGGCGTGTTCCCGGTTGCCACCGCCAAGTTCGAAAAGCGCGGCGTTGCCATCCTGGTTCCCGAATGGATCGCCGACAACTGCATCCAGTGCAACCAGTGCGCCTTCATCTGCCCGCACAGCGCCATGCGCCCGGTGCTGGTCAATGATGACGAACTCAAGAACGCACCGGCTGCCTTCGGTACCCTGGAAGCCAAGGGCAAGCAGCTCGCCGGCCTCAAGTACCGCATGCAGATCAATACCATGGACTGCCTGGGCTGCGGCAACTGCGCAGACATCTGCCCGGCCAAGGAAAAGGCCCTGGTCATGAAGCCGCTGGGCACCCAGACCGAAGCCGAGGTCCCGAACTTCGACTTCAGCGAGACCGTCTCCTATAAGGACGACCTGATGCCGCGCACCACCGTGAAGGGCTCCCAGTTCCAGCAGTCCCTCATGGAATTCTCCGGCGCCTGCGCAGGCTGCGGTGAAACCCCGTACGTCAAGGTGCTTACCCAGCTCTTCGGCGAACGCATGATCATCGCCAACGCCACGGGTTGTTCCTCCATCTGGGGCGCTTCCGCTCCCACCACGCCGTACTGCGTGAACAAGGACGGCCACGGCCCGAGCTGGGGCAACTCCCTGTTCGAGGACGCCGCCGAATTCGGTTACGGCATGGGCATGGCTGTGGAACAGCGCCGCGAACTGCTGGCCGAGAAAATGGACGCGGCCCTGGCCGCAGGCGTTTCCGCCGACATGGAAGCTGCCATGAAGTCCTGGCTGGAAGCCCGCAACGACGCTGAAGCCTCCCGCGCCGCCGGCGACACCCTCAAGGGTCTGCTGTCCGGCGAAAAGGACGGCGTGCTGGGCGAAATCGCCTCCATGTCCGACCTGTTCACCAAGAAGTCCATGTGGATCTTCGGTGGTGACGGCTGGGCTTACGACATCGGCTTCGGCGGTGTGGACCACGTGCTCGCATCCGGCGAAGACATCAATATCCTGATCATGGACACCGAGGTGTACTCCAACACCGGCGGCCAGTCCTCCAAGGCTACACCCCTGGGCTCCATCGCCAAGTTCGCCGCCGCAGGCAAGCGCACCGGCAAGAAGGACCTGGGCCTCATGGCCATGAGCTACGGCTACGTCTACGTGGCCTCCGTCGCCATGGGCGCGGACAAGGCCCAGACCATCAAGGCCTTCCAGGAAGCCGAAGCCTACCCCGGACCGTCCGTGGTCATCTGCTACGCCCCCTGCATCAACCAGGGTATCCGCAAGGGTATGGGCAAGACCCAGGAAGAGCAGAAGCTGGCCGTCAAGTCCGGCTACTGGCCGCTGTACCGGTTCAACCCGCAGCTGGCCGACGAAGGCAAGAACCCGTTCGTTCTGGAATCCAAGGATCCGGACGGCACCATGCAGGAGTTCATGTCCGGCGAAAACCGCTTCGCTCTGCTCGAGCGCATGAACCCCGAGGCCTCCAAGGCCCTGCGTTCCCAGATCGAAAAGGACTACTCCAAGCGCTTCGAGACCCTGAAGCACCTGGCTGCTGCTGACTACTTCGGCAACGAGGAAGCCGAATAA
- a CDS encoding sigma-54-dependent transcriptional regulator yields MSKVLIIDDDPQVCETIESLVTRQSHEAVSAQTLTRGLEKLNEGGVDVVFLDVRLPDGNGMDILPDIAGRTDAPEVIILTGKGDPDGAELAIQQGVWDYLLKPSSVREITLTLGRALKYRDQKFGQAARDALNLDKVVGESAAMKAVFRLMAQAAGSDTNVLISGETGTGKELMARTIHRNSARAEEEFVVVDCASLTESLVESTLFGHKKGSFTGAQSDQIGLVKLADKGTLFLDEVGEMPLSLQKSFLRVLQERTFRPVGDSKEQTSNFRLISATNRNLDAMVEKGEFRSDLLFRLKTFSMHLPPLRQRLEDLRTLNLFQVSKLCRKYGIPEKGFGSDFLSTLESYDWPGNVRELFNILERAVVAAGEEKTLYSMHLPRDLRIKVAREQVRKITGSDVEATGEDMPIAEGARRIGQEIFSEIFDHQLPALREFKSMAEKAYLSELIRQCGSDTAEVLKVSGLSRSHFYALLKKYSISM; encoded by the coding sequence TTGTCCAAGGTTCTGATCATCGATGACGATCCGCAGGTATGCGAGACCATTGAAAGCCTGGTGACCCGCCAGTCCCACGAGGCCGTTTCGGCCCAGACTCTGACGCGGGGGCTGGAAAAGCTGAACGAGGGCGGGGTGGACGTGGTCTTCCTGGACGTGCGTCTGCCCGACGGCAACGGCATGGACATCCTGCCCGACATCGCCGGGCGCACCGACGCGCCCGAGGTGATCATCCTCACGGGCAAGGGCGACCCGGACGGGGCCGAGCTGGCCATCCAGCAGGGCGTCTGGGACTACCTGCTCAAGCCGTCCTCGGTGCGCGAGATCACCCTGACCCTGGGCCGGGCCCTCAAGTACCGCGACCAGAAATTCGGCCAGGCCGCCCGGGATGCCCTGAACCTGGACAAGGTGGTGGGGGAGAGCGCGGCCATGAAGGCAGTGTTCCGGCTCATGGCCCAGGCCGCCGGTTCGGACACCAACGTGCTCATTTCCGGGGAAACCGGCACGGGCAAGGAACTCATGGCCCGGACCATCCACAGGAACAGCGCGCGCGCCGAAGAGGAATTCGTGGTCGTGGACTGTGCGTCCCTTACGGAATCCCTGGTGGAATCCACGCTGTTCGGCCACAAGAAGGGCTCCTTCACCGGCGCGCAGTCCGACCAGATCGGGCTGGTCAAGCTGGCGGACAAGGGCACCCTGTTTCTGGACGAGGTGGGCGAAATGCCTCTTTCCCTGCAGAAGTCGTTCTTGCGCGTGCTGCAGGAGCGCACCTTCCGGCCGGTGGGCGATTCCAAGGAGCAGACCAGCAATTTCCGGCTCATTTCCGCCACCAACCGCAATCTGGACGCCATGGTGGAAAAGGGCGAATTCCGCAGCGACCTGCTGTTCAGGCTCAAGACCTTTTCCATGCACCTGCCTCCGCTGCGGCAGCGCCTGGAAGACCTGCGCACCCTGAACCTTTTTCAGGTCTCCAAGCTGTGCCGCAAGTACGGAATTCCGGAAAAGGGGTTCGGCTCGGATTTTCTTTCCACACTGGAGAGCTATGACTGGCCGGGCAACGTGCGCGAGCTGTTCAATATCCTGGAGCGTGCCGTGGTGGCCGCAGGTGAGGAAAAAACCCTGTATTCCATGCACTTGCCCCGCGACCTGCGCATCAAGGTGGCCCGCGAGCAGGTCCGCAAGATCACCGGTTCGGACGTGGAGGCCACCGGCGAGGACATGCCGATTGCCGAGGGGGCCCGCAGAATAGGGCAGGAGATCTTCAGCGAGATCTTCGACCACCAGCTTCCGGCCCTGCGCGAGTTCAAGTCCATGGCCGAAAAGGCCTACCTCAGCGAGCTCATCCGCCAGTGCGGAAGCGATACCGCCGAGGTTCTCAAGGTCTCGGGTCTGTCCCGTTCCCATTTTTACGCCCTGCTCAAGAAGTACAGCATTTCCATGTAG
- a CDS encoding (Fe-S)-binding protein, which translates to MADINKLAQMLKELDDQLVNCMRCGMCQAVCPLFARTGKESDVTRGKLALLDGLASEMLKDPEGVNEKLNRCLLCGTCQANCPSGVKVMDIFLKARAIMTGYFGLSPVKKAIFRGMLANPKLFNKLLDFGSKFQGLFTKKVDDMLGSSCARFQAPVIGDRHFKALAGKPLHKTLPELNSSAGKSGIKVAFFVGCVVDKIFPNVGEATLDVLKHHGVGVFMPANQACCGIPAISSGDTKTFDNLVDQNLALFEKGEFDYLITSCASCTSTIKELWPHMYQGDSAKRMKLRELADKTMDISQFLVDVLGVKAGEPGGESVTYHDPCHLKNSLGITSQPRTLIKASSGYDLKEMAEAGTCCGCGGSFNIAHYELSKQIGERKAGNIVDSGAHIVATSCPACMLQITDMLSQKKAGVKVKHVIELYAEGLR; encoded by the coding sequence ATGGCTGACATCAATAAACTCGCGCAAATGCTCAAGGAGCTGGACGACCAGCTGGTGAACTGCATGCGCTGCGGCATGTGCCAGGCCGTGTGCCCGCTCTTTGCCCGCACCGGCAAGGAATCCGATGTGACCCGCGGCAAGCTGGCCCTGCTGGACGGCCTTGCCTCCGAGATGCTCAAGGATCCCGAGGGCGTCAACGAGAAGCTCAACCGCTGCCTGCTGTGCGGCACCTGCCAGGCCAACTGTCCCAGTGGCGTGAAGGTCATGGACATCTTCCTCAAGGCCCGCGCCATCATGACCGGCTACTTCGGCCTTTCCCCGGTGAAGAAAGCCATCTTCCGGGGCATGCTGGCCAATCCCAAGCTGTTCAACAAGCTGCTGGACTTCGGTTCCAAGTTCCAGGGCCTGTTCACCAAGAAGGTGGACGACATGCTCGGGTCCTCCTGCGCACGTTTCCAGGCCCCGGTCATCGGCGACAGGCACTTCAAGGCCCTTGCCGGCAAGCCGCTGCACAAGACCCTGCCGGAGCTGAACTCCAGCGCGGGGAAGAGCGGCATCAAGGTGGCCTTCTTCGTGGGCTGCGTGGTGGACAAGATCTTCCCCAACGTGGGGGAAGCCACCCTGGATGTGCTCAAGCACCACGGGGTGGGCGTGTTCATGCCCGCCAACCAGGCCTGCTGCGGCATCCCCGCCATTTCCAGCGGCGATACCAAGACCTTTGACAATCTCGTGGACCAGAATCTTGCCCTGTTCGAAAAGGGCGAGTTTGATTACCTCATCACCTCCTGCGCCTCCTGCACCTCCACCATCAAGGAGCTATGGCCGCATATGTACCAGGGTGATTCCGCCAAGCGCATGAAGCTGCGCGAACTCGCGGACAAGACCATGGATATCAGCCAGTTCCTCGTGGACGTGCTCGGCGTGAAGGCGGGTGAGCCCGGCGGCGAGAGCGTGACCTATCACGATCCCTGCCACCTCAAGAATTCGCTGGGCATCACGTCCCAGCCCAGAACCCTCATCAAGGCCAGCTCCGGCTATGATCTCAAGGAAATGGCGGAAGCGGGCACCTGTTGCGGCTGCGGCGGCAGCTTCAACATTGCCCACTACGAGCTGTCCAAGCAGATCGGCGAGCGCAAGGCAGGCAACATCGTGGATTCCGGTGCCCATATAGTGGCCACCAGCTGTCCCGCCTGCATGCTCCAGATCACGGACATGCTCTCTCAGAAGAAGGCCGGAGTAAAAGTGAAACACGTCATCGAGTTGTACGCGGAAGGCCTCCGCTAG